One part of the Stegostoma tigrinum isolate sSteTig4 chromosome 14, sSteTig4.hap1, whole genome shotgun sequence genome encodes these proteins:
- the LOC125457925 gene encoding uncharacterized protein LOC125457925, translated as MHQRYLQLILKTTHQIDCKFQSIQTDTGRKMGKIYEVFVLGLKGERITVDVSQSETEFHAMPVHKFKELLLKKIPGGTAGANELRLLFAEKHLEDNKTFSDYNIKDQSTILLVLRLPGGVVQREGFGGLIILLKK; from the exons ATGCACCAACGGTATTTGCAATTGATCTTGAAAACTACGCACCAAATAGATTGCAAGTTCCAGTCtatacagacagatacaggccGGAAAATGGGGAAAATCTATGAAGTATTTGTGCTGGGATTGAAAGGGGAAAGAATAACTGTTGATGTTTCACAATCTGAGACAGAATTTCACGCAATGCCCGTTCACAAGTTTAAGGAGCTCTTGCTGAAGAAAATCCCTGGAGGAACAG CCGGGGCAAACGAATTGCGCCTTCTTTTTGCCGAAAAACATTTGGAGGATAACAAAACATTCTCTGACTACAACATCAAGGATCAATCAACAATCCTTTTGGTGTTACGTCTGCCCGGTGGAGTGGTACAGAGAGAAGGTTTCGGAGGCCTTATCATACTGCTTAAAAAATGA
- the LOC132210505 gene encoding uncharacterized protein LOC132210505 has product MHQWYLQLILKTTHQIDCKFQSIQTDTGRKMGKIYEVFVLGLKGERLTVDVSQSETEFHAMPVHKFKELLLKKIPGGTAGANELRLLFAEKHLEDNKTFSDYNIKDQSTILLVLRLPGGVVQREGFGGLIILLKK; this is encoded by the exons ATGCACCAATGGTATTTGCAATTGATCTTGAAAACTACGCACCAAATAGATTGCAAGTTCCAGTCtatacagacagatacaggccGGAAAATGGGGAAAATCTATGAAGTATTTGTGCTGGGATTGAAAGGGGAAAGACTAACTGTTGATGTTTCACAATCTGAGACAGAATTTCACGCAATGCCCGTTCACAAGTTTAAGGAGCTCTTGCTGAAGAAAATCCCTGGAGGAACAG CCGGGGCAAACGAATTGCGCCTTCTTTTTGCCGAAAAACATTTGGAGGATAACAAAACATTCTCTGACTACAACATCAAGGATCAATCAACAATCCTTTTGGTGTTACGTCTGCCCGGTGGAGTGGTACAGAGAGAAGGTTTCGGAGGCCTTATCATACTGCTTAAAAAATGA